One window of the Falco biarmicus isolate bFalBia1 chromosome Z, bFalBia1.pri, whole genome shotgun sequence genome contains the following:
- the GHR gene encoding growth hormone receptor isoform X2 produces MTPFLQVMVCSGDGAHTGCTTLIIDLCGKQGIQVYPKSAKGCTDLLRWPQISTCRSPELETFSCYWTDGNFYNLTAPGTIQLLYMKRNDEDWKECPDYITAGENSCYFNTSYTSIWIPYCVKLANKDEVFDEKCFSVDEIVLPDPPVHLNWTLLNTSQTGIHGDIQVRWDPPPTADVQKGWITLEYELQYKEVNETKWKELEPRLSTMVPLYSLKMGRDYEIRVRSRQRTSEKFGEFSEVLYVSFSQTGIEFVHCAEEIEFPWFLVVIFGACGLAVTVIFILLSKQPRIKMLIFPPVPVPKIKGIDPDLLKKGKLDEVNSILASHDSYKSQLYNDDLWVEFIELDIEDPDEKNRVSDTDRLLSEGHLKSHSCLGAKDDDSGRASCCEPDIPETDFSASDTCDAISDIDQFKKGTEKEEDLLCLDRRDNDESLPTLANTDTQRPHMSTQSQNSQPWPPFAGSIDLASPSVHTQLSNQNSLTNTDFYAQVSDITPAGSVVLSPGQKSKVGRAKCEGCTRQNFTMDSAYFCEADVKKCIAVTSHEEYEPHVQEQSCNEDAYFTAESLTTTGVNLGTSTAETPNSEMPVPDYTSIHIVHSPQGLVLNATAVPVPDKEFNVSCGYVSTDQLNKIMP; encoded by the exons ACCTGAACTGGAGACATTTTCATGTTATTGGACTGATGGAAATTTTTATAACCTCACTGCTCCAGGAACAATACAGCTATTGTACATGAAAAG GAATGATGAGGACTGGAAAGAATGCCCTGATTATATCACTGCAGGAGAAAATAGCTGTTACTTCAACACATCCTACACCTCTATTTGGATACCATATTGTGTTAAGCTTGCCAATAAAGATGAAGTATTTGATGAAAAGTGTTTCAGCGTTGATGAAATAG TACTACCTGATCCCCCTGTCCACCTTAACTGGACTCTGCTAAATACTAGTCAGACTGGGATCCATGGGGATATCCAGGTAAGATGGGATCCACCACCAACAGCAGATGTTCAGAAGGGATGGATTACTCTGGAGTATGAATTGCAGTACAAAGAAGTTAATGAGACAAAATGGAAGGAG TTAGAACCCAGGCTCTCGACAATGGTTCCACTGTACTCTCTGAAGATGGGAAGAGATTATGAGATACGAGTCCGATCAAGACAACGTACCTCCGAAAAATTTGGGGAGTTCAGTGAAGTCCTTTATGTATCTTTTTCTCAAACAGGCATTGAATTTGTTCATTGTGCTGAAG AAATTGAGTTTCCATGGTTCTTAGTTGTTATCTTCGGAGCATGTGGGCTGGCCGTAACAGTGATCTTCATCCTGCTGTCTAAACAACCAAG aataaaaatgCTCATATTTCCTCCTGTGCCTGTTCCAAAGATTAAAGGGATCGACCCAGATCTCTTGAAG AAAGGAAAGCTAGATGAAGTGAACTCCATCTTAGCCAGCCACGACAGCTACAAGTCACAGCTATACAATGATGACTTGTGGGTTGAGTTTATTGAGTTGGACATAGAAGACCCTGATGAAAAGAACAGAGTCTCAGATACTGACAGGCTCCTGAGTGAAGGTCATCTGAAATCACACAGTTGCTTGGGAGCGAAAGATGACGATTCTGGACGGGCCAGTTGTTGTGAACCAGATATTCCAGAGACAGACTTCAGTGCAAGTGACACATGTGATGCCATCTCTGATATTGATCAGTTCAAAAAGggaactgaaaaagaagaggatCTCTTGTGCCTTGATAGAAGAGATAATGATGAGTCACTTCCAACCCTTGCCAATACAGACACCCAACGGCCACATATGAGTACTCAGTCCCAAAATAGCCAGCCATGGCCACCTTTTGCAGGCAGCATTGACCTAGCTAGTCCATCAGTCCATACCCAGCTAAGTAACCAGAATTCATTGACAAATACTGACTTCTATGCGCAAGTGAGTGATATTACTCCAGCAGGCAGTGTTGTACTTTCACCAGGGCAGAAATCCAAGGTGGGGAGAGCAAAATGTGAAGGCTGCACAAGACAAAACTTCACCATGGACAGTGCCTACTTCTGTGAGGCAGATGTGAAAAAATGTATTGCTGTAACTTCCCATGAAGAGTATGAGCCGCATGTTCAGGAGCAAAGCTGTAACGAGGATGCTTACTTCACCGCAGAGAGCCTTACCACTACCGGTGTCAATCTTGGAACTTCAACAGCAGAAACCCCAAACTCAGAGATGCCTGTCCCAGACTATACGTCTATTCATATCGTTCATTCTCCACAAGGCCTTGTGCTGAATGCAACTGCAGTGCCTGTGCCAGACAAGGAATTCAACGTGTCTTGTGGCTATGTGAGCACAGACCAGCTGAACAAAATCATGCCGTAG
- the GHR gene encoding growth hormone receptor isoform X5, producing MKRNDEDWKECPDYITAGENSCYFNTSYTSIWIPYCVKLANKDEVFDEKCFSVDEIVLPDPPVHLNWTLLNTSQTGIHGDIQVRWDPPPTADVQKGWITLEYELQYKEVNETKWKELEPRLSTMVPLYSLKMGRDYEIRVRSRQRTSEKFGEFSEVLYVSFSQTGIEFVHCAEEIEFPWFLVVIFGACGLAVTVIFILLSKQPRIKMLIFPPVPVPKIKGIDPDLLKKGKLDEVNSILASHDSYKSQLYNDDLWVEFIELDIEDPDEKNRVSDTDRLLSEGHLKSHSCLGAKDDDSGRASCCEPDIPETDFSASDTCDAISDIDQFKKGTEKEEDLLCLDRRDNDESLPTLANTDTQRPHMSTQSQNSQPWPPFAGSIDLASPSVHTQLSNQNSLTNTDFYAQVSDITPAGSVVLSPGQKSKVGRAKCEGCTRQNFTMDSAYFCEADVKKCIAVTSHEEYEPHVQEQSCNEDAYFTAESLTTTGVNLGTSTAETPNSEMPVPDYTSIHIVHSPQGLVLNATAVPVPDKEFNVSCGYVSTDQLNKIMP from the exons ATGAAAAG GAATGATGAGGACTGGAAAGAATGCCCTGATTATATCACTGCAGGAGAAAATAGCTGTTACTTCAACACATCCTACACCTCTATTTGGATACCATATTGTGTTAAGCTTGCCAATAAAGATGAAGTATTTGATGAAAAGTGTTTCAGCGTTGATGAAATAG TACTACCTGATCCCCCTGTCCACCTTAACTGGACTCTGCTAAATACTAGTCAGACTGGGATCCATGGGGATATCCAGGTAAGATGGGATCCACCACCAACAGCAGATGTTCAGAAGGGATGGATTACTCTGGAGTATGAATTGCAGTACAAAGAAGTTAATGAGACAAAATGGAAGGAG TTAGAACCCAGGCTCTCGACAATGGTTCCACTGTACTCTCTGAAGATGGGAAGAGATTATGAGATACGAGTCCGATCAAGACAACGTACCTCCGAAAAATTTGGGGAGTTCAGTGAAGTCCTTTATGTATCTTTTTCTCAAACAGGCATTGAATTTGTTCATTGTGCTGAAG AAATTGAGTTTCCATGGTTCTTAGTTGTTATCTTCGGAGCATGTGGGCTGGCCGTAACAGTGATCTTCATCCTGCTGTCTAAACAACCAAG aataaaaatgCTCATATTTCCTCCTGTGCCTGTTCCAAAGATTAAAGGGATCGACCCAGATCTCTTGAAG AAAGGAAAGCTAGATGAAGTGAACTCCATCTTAGCCAGCCACGACAGCTACAAGTCACAGCTATACAATGATGACTTGTGGGTTGAGTTTATTGAGTTGGACATAGAAGACCCTGATGAAAAGAACAGAGTCTCAGATACTGACAGGCTCCTGAGTGAAGGTCATCTGAAATCACACAGTTGCTTGGGAGCGAAAGATGACGATTCTGGACGGGCCAGTTGTTGTGAACCAGATATTCCAGAGACAGACTTCAGTGCAAGTGACACATGTGATGCCATCTCTGATATTGATCAGTTCAAAAAGggaactgaaaaagaagaggatCTCTTGTGCCTTGATAGAAGAGATAATGATGAGTCACTTCCAACCCTTGCCAATACAGACACCCAACGGCCACATATGAGTACTCAGTCCCAAAATAGCCAGCCATGGCCACCTTTTGCAGGCAGCATTGACCTAGCTAGTCCATCAGTCCATACCCAGCTAAGTAACCAGAATTCATTGACAAATACTGACTTCTATGCGCAAGTGAGTGATATTACTCCAGCAGGCAGTGTTGTACTTTCACCAGGGCAGAAATCCAAGGTGGGGAGAGCAAAATGTGAAGGCTGCACAAGACAAAACTTCACCATGGACAGTGCCTACTTCTGTGAGGCAGATGTGAAAAAATGTATTGCTGTAACTTCCCATGAAGAGTATGAGCCGCATGTTCAGGAGCAAAGCTGTAACGAGGATGCTTACTTCACCGCAGAGAGCCTTACCACTACCGGTGTCAATCTTGGAACTTCAACAGCAGAAACCCCAAACTCAGAGATGCCTGTCCCAGACTATACGTCTATTCATATCGTTCATTCTCCACAAGGCCTTGTGCTGAATGCAACTGCAGTGCCTGTGCCAGACAAGGAATTCAACGTGTCTTGTGGCTATGTGAGCACAGACCAGCTGAACAAAATCATGCCGTAG
- the GHR gene encoding growth hormone receptor isoform X3: MDLRHLLFILALVCANDSLSTSDDLLRWPQISTCRSPELETFSCYWTDGNFYNLTAPGTIQLLYMKRNDEDWKECPDYITAGENSCYFNTSYTSIWIPYCVKLANKDEVFDEKCFSVDEIVLPDPPVHLNWTLLNTSQTGIHGDIQVRWDPPPTADVQKGWITLEYELQYKEVNETKWKELEPRLSTMVPLYSLKMGRDYEIRVRSRQRTSEKFGEFSEVLYVSFSQTGIEFVHCAEEIEFPWFLVVIFGACGLAVTVIFILLSKQPRIKMLIFPPVPVPKIKGIDPDLLKKGKLDEVNSILASHDSYKSQLYNDDLWVEFIELDIEDPDEKNRVSDTDRLLSEGHLKSHSCLGAKDDDSGRASCCEPDIPETDFSASDTCDAISDIDQFKKGTEKEEDLLCLDRRDNDESLPTLANTDTQRPHMSTQSQNSQPWPPFAGSIDLASPSVHTQLSNQNSLTNTDFYAQVSDITPAGSVVLSPGQKSKVGRAKCEGCTRQNFTMDSAYFCEADVKKCIAVTSHEEYEPHVQEQSCNEDAYFTAESLTTTGVNLGTSTAETPNSEMPVPDYTSIHIVHSPQGLVLNATAVPVPDKEFNVSCGYVSTDQLNKIMP, translated from the exons ACCTGAACTGGAGACATTTTCATGTTATTGGACTGATGGAAATTTTTATAACCTCACTGCTCCAGGAACAATACAGCTATTGTACATGAAAAG GAATGATGAGGACTGGAAAGAATGCCCTGATTATATCACTGCAGGAGAAAATAGCTGTTACTTCAACACATCCTACACCTCTATTTGGATACCATATTGTGTTAAGCTTGCCAATAAAGATGAAGTATTTGATGAAAAGTGTTTCAGCGTTGATGAAATAG TACTACCTGATCCCCCTGTCCACCTTAACTGGACTCTGCTAAATACTAGTCAGACTGGGATCCATGGGGATATCCAGGTAAGATGGGATCCACCACCAACAGCAGATGTTCAGAAGGGATGGATTACTCTGGAGTATGAATTGCAGTACAAAGAAGTTAATGAGACAAAATGGAAGGAG TTAGAACCCAGGCTCTCGACAATGGTTCCACTGTACTCTCTGAAGATGGGAAGAGATTATGAGATACGAGTCCGATCAAGACAACGTACCTCCGAAAAATTTGGGGAGTTCAGTGAAGTCCTTTATGTATCTTTTTCTCAAACAGGCATTGAATTTGTTCATTGTGCTGAAG AAATTGAGTTTCCATGGTTCTTAGTTGTTATCTTCGGAGCATGTGGGCTGGCCGTAACAGTGATCTTCATCCTGCTGTCTAAACAACCAAG aataaaaatgCTCATATTTCCTCCTGTGCCTGTTCCAAAGATTAAAGGGATCGACCCAGATCTCTTGAAG AAAGGAAAGCTAGATGAAGTGAACTCCATCTTAGCCAGCCACGACAGCTACAAGTCACAGCTATACAATGATGACTTGTGGGTTGAGTTTATTGAGTTGGACATAGAAGACCCTGATGAAAAGAACAGAGTCTCAGATACTGACAGGCTCCTGAGTGAAGGTCATCTGAAATCACACAGTTGCTTGGGAGCGAAAGATGACGATTCTGGACGGGCCAGTTGTTGTGAACCAGATATTCCAGAGACAGACTTCAGTGCAAGTGACACATGTGATGCCATCTCTGATATTGATCAGTTCAAAAAGggaactgaaaaagaagaggatCTCTTGTGCCTTGATAGAAGAGATAATGATGAGTCACTTCCAACCCTTGCCAATACAGACACCCAACGGCCACATATGAGTACTCAGTCCCAAAATAGCCAGCCATGGCCACCTTTTGCAGGCAGCATTGACCTAGCTAGTCCATCAGTCCATACCCAGCTAAGTAACCAGAATTCATTGACAAATACTGACTTCTATGCGCAAGTGAGTGATATTACTCCAGCAGGCAGTGTTGTACTTTCACCAGGGCAGAAATCCAAGGTGGGGAGAGCAAAATGTGAAGGCTGCACAAGACAAAACTTCACCATGGACAGTGCCTACTTCTGTGAGGCAGATGTGAAAAAATGTATTGCTGTAACTTCCCATGAAGAGTATGAGCCGCATGTTCAGGAGCAAAGCTGTAACGAGGATGCTTACTTCACCGCAGAGAGCCTTACCACTACCGGTGTCAATCTTGGAACTTCAACAGCAGAAACCCCAAACTCAGAGATGCCTGTCCCAGACTATACGTCTATTCATATCGTTCATTCTCCACAAGGCCTTGTGCTGAATGCAACTGCAGTGCCTGTGCCAGACAAGGAATTCAACGTGTCTTGTGGCTATGTGAGCACAGACCAGCTGAACAAAATCATGCCGTAG
- the GHR gene encoding growth hormone receptor isoform X4, with product MKRTRKDLLRWPQISTCRSPELETFSCYWTDGNFYNLTAPGTIQLLYMKRNDEDWKECPDYITAGENSCYFNTSYTSIWIPYCVKLANKDEVFDEKCFSVDEIVLPDPPVHLNWTLLNTSQTGIHGDIQVRWDPPPTADVQKGWITLEYELQYKEVNETKWKELEPRLSTMVPLYSLKMGRDYEIRVRSRQRTSEKFGEFSEVLYVSFSQTGIEFVHCAEEIEFPWFLVVIFGACGLAVTVIFILLSKQPRIKMLIFPPVPVPKIKGIDPDLLKKGKLDEVNSILASHDSYKSQLYNDDLWVEFIELDIEDPDEKNRVSDTDRLLSEGHLKSHSCLGAKDDDSGRASCCEPDIPETDFSASDTCDAISDIDQFKKGTEKEEDLLCLDRRDNDESLPTLANTDTQRPHMSTQSQNSQPWPPFAGSIDLASPSVHTQLSNQNSLTNTDFYAQVSDITPAGSVVLSPGQKSKVGRAKCEGCTRQNFTMDSAYFCEADVKKCIAVTSHEEYEPHVQEQSCNEDAYFTAESLTTTGVNLGTSTAETPNSEMPVPDYTSIHIVHSPQGLVLNATAVPVPDKEFNVSCGYVSTDQLNKIMP from the exons ACCTGAACTGGAGACATTTTCATGTTATTGGACTGATGGAAATTTTTATAACCTCACTGCTCCAGGAACAATACAGCTATTGTACATGAAAAG GAATGATGAGGACTGGAAAGAATGCCCTGATTATATCACTGCAGGAGAAAATAGCTGTTACTTCAACACATCCTACACCTCTATTTGGATACCATATTGTGTTAAGCTTGCCAATAAAGATGAAGTATTTGATGAAAAGTGTTTCAGCGTTGATGAAATAG TACTACCTGATCCCCCTGTCCACCTTAACTGGACTCTGCTAAATACTAGTCAGACTGGGATCCATGGGGATATCCAGGTAAGATGGGATCCACCACCAACAGCAGATGTTCAGAAGGGATGGATTACTCTGGAGTATGAATTGCAGTACAAAGAAGTTAATGAGACAAAATGGAAGGAG TTAGAACCCAGGCTCTCGACAATGGTTCCACTGTACTCTCTGAAGATGGGAAGAGATTATGAGATACGAGTCCGATCAAGACAACGTACCTCCGAAAAATTTGGGGAGTTCAGTGAAGTCCTTTATGTATCTTTTTCTCAAACAGGCATTGAATTTGTTCATTGTGCTGAAG AAATTGAGTTTCCATGGTTCTTAGTTGTTATCTTCGGAGCATGTGGGCTGGCCGTAACAGTGATCTTCATCCTGCTGTCTAAACAACCAAG aataaaaatgCTCATATTTCCTCCTGTGCCTGTTCCAAAGATTAAAGGGATCGACCCAGATCTCTTGAAG AAAGGAAAGCTAGATGAAGTGAACTCCATCTTAGCCAGCCACGACAGCTACAAGTCACAGCTATACAATGATGACTTGTGGGTTGAGTTTATTGAGTTGGACATAGAAGACCCTGATGAAAAGAACAGAGTCTCAGATACTGACAGGCTCCTGAGTGAAGGTCATCTGAAATCACACAGTTGCTTGGGAGCGAAAGATGACGATTCTGGACGGGCCAGTTGTTGTGAACCAGATATTCCAGAGACAGACTTCAGTGCAAGTGACACATGTGATGCCATCTCTGATATTGATCAGTTCAAAAAGggaactgaaaaagaagaggatCTCTTGTGCCTTGATAGAAGAGATAATGATGAGTCACTTCCAACCCTTGCCAATACAGACACCCAACGGCCACATATGAGTACTCAGTCCCAAAATAGCCAGCCATGGCCACCTTTTGCAGGCAGCATTGACCTAGCTAGTCCATCAGTCCATACCCAGCTAAGTAACCAGAATTCATTGACAAATACTGACTTCTATGCGCAAGTGAGTGATATTACTCCAGCAGGCAGTGTTGTACTTTCACCAGGGCAGAAATCCAAGGTGGGGAGAGCAAAATGTGAAGGCTGCACAAGACAAAACTTCACCATGGACAGTGCCTACTTCTGTGAGGCAGATGTGAAAAAATGTATTGCTGTAACTTCCCATGAAGAGTATGAGCCGCATGTTCAGGAGCAAAGCTGTAACGAGGATGCTTACTTCACCGCAGAGAGCCTTACCACTACCGGTGTCAATCTTGGAACTTCAACAGCAGAAACCCCAAACTCAGAGATGCCTGTCCCAGACTATACGTCTATTCATATCGTTCATTCTCCACAAGGCCTTGTGCTGAATGCAACTGCAGTGCCTGTGCCAGACAAGGAATTCAACGTGTCTTGTGGCTATGTGAGCACAGACCAGCTGAACAAAATCATGCCGTAG